The following coding sequences are from one Ornithodoros turicata isolate Travis chromosome 1, ASM3712646v1, whole genome shotgun sequence window:
- the LOC135377833 gene encoding transforming growth factor beta regulator 1-like produces the protein MMNEEASDNSSDMDVGVPTAVRYFPRNMRQKGPSTLALKRANLMFTMENERYRMKCKKLERFMKDLVLESAALCDEAAKVQQSIFVAREERRFLLKKFMLYQVQRESSTETPNRAVNTNPVGPVAPAATPPTVVPGVVHNMCVLPENSEKTPSKKKVLKRRSTKDSTEEPTTPKTSGSKPKRKKPVTDKKLVPPIPLDSSGRPVFPIVLPGCKVHSLGEIITDRVGFHSEEHIFPVGYCSSRIFASVLNANQSCIYTCTILDAGTGPRFEIVAEDVPERPFVGSSPDECYVALLRAVNRTCGAEVIVPAARGADFFALSHPTVQNLVQSCPGARKCQNYRWIRFEVSRSASHPTERLDGDPYLSYAAFRLLCLHIRSATPPTAPTDNSIAVVPLGVVQIKQEPPDLP, from the exons ATGATGAATGAAGAAGCTTCGGACAATTCAAGCGATATGGACGTTGGAGTGCCGACCGCTGTGAGATACTTTCCTCGCAACATGCGACAAAAAGGCCCCAGCACACTTGCACTGAAGAGGGCAAATCTGATGTTCACGATGGAAAATGAGCGGTATCGTATGAAATGTAAAAAATTAGAGAGGTTTATGAAGGATTTGGTGCTTGAAAGCGCAGCACTGTGTGATGAAGCTGCAAAAGTACAACAATCGATCTTTGTGGCGAGGGAAGAAAGAAGGTTTTTACTTAAAAAATTCATGCTCTACCAAGTTCAGCGAGAATCTTCAACTGAAACGCCGAACAGAGCAGTGAACACCAATCCTGTGGGTCCTGTAGCTCCTGCTGCTACCCCGCCAACTGTAGTTCCTGGTGTAGTCCATAATATGTGCGTCCTACCTGAGAACAGTGAAAAAACACCGTCGAAGAAAAAGGTATTGAAGCGTCGAAGCACAAAAGATAGCACAGAAGAACCAACAACACCAAAAACCAGTGGGTCTAAGCCAAAACGGAAAAAGCCTGTTACAGACAAAAAGCTTGTGCCCCCAATTCCTCTCGATTCATCTGGACGACCAGTGTTCCCAATTGTGCTGCCAGGCTGTAAGGTTCATAGTTTAGGTGAAATAATTACTGATCGTGTTGGCTTCCACTCCGAGGAGCATATCTTTCCAGTTGGTTATTGCAGCTCAAGAATTTTTGCAAGTGTACTGAATGCCAATCAGAGCTGCATCTACACTTGCACCATTTTGGATGCTGGAACTGGGCCAAGG TTTGAAATTGTAGCAGAAGACGTCCCTGAGCGACCATTTGTGGGCAGCAGCCCAGATGAATGTTATGTTGCTCTTTTGCGGGCTGTGAATCGAACATGTGGTGCTGAAGTTATAGTTCCTGCAGCACGGGGTGCGGATTTCTTCGCACTGTCGCATCCCACTGTACAGAACCTGGTGCAGAGCTGTCCAGGTGCTCGAAAGTGCCAAAACTACAG GTGGATTAGGTTTGAAGTCTCAAGGAGTGCTAGTCACCCAACTGAGCGTCTGGATGGAGACCCATACCTCAGCTACGCTGCATTTCGTCTTCTCTGCTTACACATCAGGTCTGCCACTCCACCCACAGCACCAACTGATAATAGCATTGCTGTTGTACCATTAGGTGTGGTACAGATAAAGCAAGAACCACCAGACTTACCGTGA